A single window of Vibrio sp. SCSIO 43137 DNA harbors:
- a CDS encoding ABC transporter ATP-binding protein has translation MADITLKNLRFTRSDFQLTIEQLHIRQGEKVALMGENGCGKSTLIGLMTGLLDKGKGEVCYQENKLSAINHTERAKQFAVLPQFSDISFPFTVFEVVRMGRFVHINGNQFSDTDDQQSEKLLELLDLIKYRDKSYAELSGGEKKRVMLARVLNQQAPVIYLDEPNSSLDIRHTLEIFQHLSRLPQTVITSVHDINLAYRYFDRFLFFKQGTLLYDVSRSQITSQLLSEVYDVSVTTDSDSFSFQPR, from the coding sequence CTTTCAGTTAACTATTGAACAGTTACATATCCGTCAGGGTGAAAAAGTCGCCCTTATGGGGGAAAACGGCTGCGGTAAAAGTACCTTAATCGGTCTTATGACTGGATTGCTGGACAAAGGAAAGGGAGAGGTCTGCTATCAGGAAAATAAACTCTCTGCCATAAATCATACTGAGCGGGCAAAGCAGTTTGCTGTTTTACCTCAGTTTTCTGATATCTCTTTCCCCTTCACTGTATTTGAAGTAGTCCGTATGGGACGTTTTGTTCATATTAACGGTAACCAGTTCAGTGACACTGATGACCAGCAAAGTGAAAAGCTGCTTGAGCTACTGGATTTAATCAAATACCGGGATAAGAGCTATGCTGAGCTCTCCGGAGGGGAAAAAAAACGTGTCATGCTGGCGCGGGTACTAAACCAGCAGGCTCCGGTTATCTATCTGGATGAGCCAAACTCCAGTCTGGATATCCGCCATACCCTTGAGATTTTTCAGCATCTGAGCCGCTTGCCGCAAACGGTGATCACCTCAGTACACGATATTAATCTGGCCTACCGCTATTTCGATCGTTTTCTGTTCTTTAAACAAGGGACTCTGCTCTATGATGTATCCCGCAGTCAAATTACCAGTCAATTACTCTCAGAGGTCTATGATGTTTCGGTTACTACTGATTCTGACAGCTTTAGCTTTCAACCCCGTTAA